From Impatiens glandulifera chromosome 7, dImpGla2.1, whole genome shotgun sequence:
AAAGATACCTTAGCAAACTTTCCACTGAATACGGAGAGAGCAACTTTCCAAAAGACTGGCACATGATAGATAAGTACAGAAGTTAACCTGCGGATGTACTTTCCTTTAAGAGAATCTACCACCTCACCAGTCAGGTCAATTTGTTGCAAGTCAGACACCTCGGTAGAAGAAAGAGAATAATCTGAATCTGCCTGATAATGTATTATTTCATGGAAAGCATCAAATAGTATTCACGTATCTAATGTTATACAATAACATGGATAACCTGGCAACTACACTTACATTCTGGCTTAAGTCTTGCTGAATTTGCCTCCACTTTGCATCCAATAAAGCTTTCTCACGAATCTCATTCTGTAACATTTCTAACCTAGCTTCATGGTCTAAGGTGCACTTCTCAAGCAAGCCACGAATTCTTTGATTCTGTTAATAGATTAACTGAAGTCAGTCATGAAGTTGCTGTGCATATGAAAAAAGTCAGCATGCCATATCAAAGTCCATATTTTCTCCTAATAAATGAACACAAAGACTTGTCCAAAGAGAAACAAAAAATGAAGTGAAATTTCTCTATTGAAAATGGAATCTACTGAAATCCTCAAAGATCAACAAATAAATACCCGTTGAGAAGAAGCATCATTAATTGTCTCAAAACACACTACATTAGATTTAAACTTTTTCCTCACCTGTATACTTAAATAATGCCACACGGGATCTGACTCTGGTTCAAGTTCCAGAAGAAGTCTCACGATGTTTTCAAGCTGCATTGAGCAAATAAAAGGGATTGCCAATGGTCAGCAGTTTCTAAACAGAAAAGAAGTATACAATAGACAACTACATTTTTTAGATGCATAGGGGCATCATGATGAGATGTATCAAAGAGCTAACATCAGATATTATCAATTGAAATTAGCTTCAAATGTGAAAGATTACATACACAACTAAATTctatgttttcaaaatttcaaattttctcgTGAATTAACAAAAGTGGATATCAAAGTACTAACTGAGATAACAGAAACTGGATAAGAATAACTGAGATGTAATTACGTTAACAAAATTTAATCCAGTATGTCTAAAGGCAAACCATCAAAGAACGATTTGAATTTCAAATCCACAAATTTGATTGTACATTATATACCACTTGCTGGAAAGCACATCAAGTACAAAAAGGAACCAACATACTTCGACTCGTCATAAAGGAACCTTAATGCATAAAAATATAGTAGCTAACTATACAAGGGTCCTGCTCACTACACTAAGGACATCCTTTGAAGGAACTAGCATAAACTTGCCTCTTCTTTATTAAAGGCTTTtacaaatgaaaatataataagaaaacaTAGAAATGTGATTAACACAAGCCTTAGACTATATATTATgcaattttaaaatgtatatacaTACATTTGCCAACTCAATTTGTGGATCCTCCATAGACTTGTAAAGCATTCCTTTAAAATCATGCATTACACCTTCAACCTCCTCGATAACACGCTTAAGTATACCAACCTGAAAGAAAATGGCAAgacaaatatgatttttaagAATAGTAACAAAAACATTCAATTACTTGAAAACGGTACAACACAGCAAGAAGATATAGTTGCAGATGCCATAAATAGTAAGTTATTCACTAATAAACTCCATGCCAAGAGTCACTACtcatttaacataaataacaatcTATTGCGCATAAGGAGACCAAGACAATCAGTTAGGGGTAACACTAAATTGTTAAAGTTTCACATGATCAACAGTTATTAAAATCGACCAATATAATGTTTAAACCTACAAATTGCaaaattaacaaatgaaaaCATTAACTTGGAAATCCAATGCATGGTAAAGGATACAAAGATTGAGTTACAGAGTATCTTCTGTTAGTCAATTGAATTCTATCATCTTCAACCTTTGCACtttcaatataatttcaaattccCTAAGTGGGTCTGTTGGCTCCACCTGTTATTGTCTTCAACTGAACTCCTTTTTCGTAATTCCTATGATGCAATTGGTGCTTAGCCATGAAAACAAATCCAGTTACATAGTCTTCTATGGATCCCATGACGACTAGATCAACAAATTAATTCTTCAAGAGATGCCCCAATTGAGATTCCCTAAAAGTATTGGGTACTTATTCGGTTCATTTGGAAACTCTGATCACCTGAATTGGGTACGGATCCGGATGGGATCTTGTTTGGAAACTAAGTGTTTCTACAGATTGTCTAGGATCCTGCTTTTATATGAGATCACTAAGTGCACTCTCTCTGACTCTCTATTTGGAACTTAAGTGtgtattcatctttttttagTGTTTTATACTATTAGCCCGTTAGTATATGAAATCcccaaacaaattattattttaataataaattaaatagaatatGTTTACATTATacaaatacttaaattttataacttctcattttttattttgcatcCCCTAGGTTTGATATTTAATGATACTAATTATTGTAATTGTATACCCTTAAACTAataaacttgaattatttaattatatttataccaCTGAAGTTGTAGTTGTGGTGACGTAGACAACAAGCACATTGACAACAAATTCCGTTTGTTTAGAGAATTTAAATGTACACAacaactaatattatttatttataatttaaaatcaatagcAGCCTAAACATTAGAGGAGATATGAAACAAATTAGCATAAGTTCTATAAATCCTCACTCAAGGTAGTTAGACTTGTGTCCAAATAAGGCCAGATCTTGTaaagaaactaaaaatataGTATCCAAGTCTACATTGAAAAGATATTAATGATAGATTCCATATAAGTATCAAGCACAAAGTTTATCATATGAAAACAAAAGGTCAATACTAACAGAAAGAGTAATGGATTCTCATGACAAGTTGATAATCCATGTGTAAAGTAAATGAAACACATGGATGATGATATTGACCAATTAAATACTCACTCTTGAAAAGTGAAAGGAGTTATCATGAAAAATCATTAACAAGATCAAGAGGCATGGTCCAAAAGTATCTATAGCAGTGAAACAACTGAACTATACATCAGATTTCCTTCAAATGAAAaggtaatatttaaaatgattactTCCTCAAAGTTCATGTTCCTTTGGGTTctaaagatatataaataacaagttTAGCCTAAAAACAGACAAATAAATACACATGTAGCCGAAGGTAGTGATGGTATAAGAAAAACACTCAAATATCTTAATGGGATCATTCCTTGATATTTTCTACTTCTTTCATTAAGGCACACCTAAATATCTAGAATTAGGATAACACGCCAACATTATCCACTTTTGggtaatatttaaaatgattactTCCTCAAAGTTCATGTCCCTTTGGGTTcgaaagatatataaataacaagttTAGCCTAAAAACAGACAAATAAATAGACATGTAGCCAAAGGTAGTGATGGTATAAGAAAAACACTCAAATATCTTAATGGGATCCTTCCTTGATATTATCTACTTCTTGCTTTAAGGCACACCTAAATATCTAGAATTTGGGATAACACCCCAACATTATCCAGTTTTGGATGAAGTGTGGGAGCAAATCCTCATGATAAAACCAGTAGACCAACAACTTTATCATGATAGGTCAAAGCAGATTATAGACATTTATCTCTTTAATGAATCCCCATTCCTAAATTTCTCAACACATTAACCATGAAAGAGAATAAGGCATACTAATAGCTAATTAGTGGTGTGAACCacctaaaattatataacaacTTATTCATGTTATCTAGAGACGAACAGAGTAACTAGCAGAAGCACATCAATAACCATATCGCCAAAAAGACAAATAAACGCTACATGATTCAAGAAGTAATGATTTCATCCAACAgaaataaagagagagagagagagaactATTGGCATGTTCATACATGTGATGGCAACACAATTGATTTTGCTTTTCTATACTCCCTTACTGCCAGATCATACTCGCCCTTGCTGATGCTCCCACGAATAGCACTCGGTAAGTTGAACAGTGTCCGGAACCTCTGAAGCATTCCTTGAACAGATCTGATCTTCTCAGCTTGagcctaatttatttatccataaattataatctggaaaaataattaataagactTATCTTACCAACTGATAGGAAACTACACCCTACCTACCTGTCTTTCAAATAGCGGACCAAGTGCTCGGTTGGCCTGAGTACTGACTCCTTGTATACAATCAAACAAGTGATTAGTTCCAGAACCTTCtggatcttcttcaatccttttCAATTTTGACTCAATATCTGGAAATCAACAAAGAAATATTTACCAGCTAAGATCAGTATAAAGTTAAGGTCGTGTAAAAGAATagtgttgaaataaaaataCACAGCTTGCCAAGCAAAAAGCAACCCAACCATAAGTAAATAGACAAGATAGAGCTAAGCATGCATAAAGTATGGAAACTCACCATCAATAGTGGTTTTGCAAGAAACGAAGCAATCGAAGTTTTCTTTGACTAATTGTTTTTTCTGCTGAGTACGCCCTTTAAGATCGGTTTTTAGAGCGAGAGCACCAGCCTCCATGTCAGCAGCCGGTGAATCATGGTGTATTCGAGATAGAAAAAACTTGGGATCGAAATTCTCAGAGAAATACATCAATTTCTCTGCAAACTCATATACTCCATTGTcagtaaaaagaaataatacCTAAATTTAACAGCATTAGGCATGTTGATACAGAAATCAGCTGGCAATGATCCCAAAACCCAGCAACCAGTGTCATATATTTTACACTAAATGCAAATTCACAAATATACACCATGCAGTGACACAAACAAGTGTCTCTGTAGAATATCAGTAAATATGTACAAATATGTAGTGGTAGAGTTAGTGGGGTTAGGTGTAACTTGTAAGTAGTGGTAACCACCACATTCTTATTATTTTCTGTATATTGATGCATCATGTAAAGGCCCAAATTCATTCAATAGAATGTCCTAAAAAATCTCTAACTCTCTGATCATTAAAACTCACAGTTTCTAAACCCATAAAGCATCCTTATGCAATGTGACAGTAATTAGGAAAAAAGATTGTGGACTATTCAAATTAAGTCTATGATGCAAATTCAGTAGATTATTTGACCCTTCTACCAGgtacttttaatattaataggAATCTTCAGAGATGGAAGTTGCAATCAAGGAAAATTCAGGTTTAAAGCTTACCTCGCATGTTAGAATCTAGGTAGTCCTTTGATGGAGAACTATGAGAATACTCCGTAATCAACCTTAATGTCTTATTATCTATTATCCTGCAACAAATATAACTTGCTTTTAGAATAGACAATAAAGAGATGCATCTTTAGAGACGACATATAACTGTCATCAAAGGGCTTAAACAAGCCTCAGAGCCCACACACATTTATTGAGATGCAAAGTTTCAAAACTACAAGGCATGACCAAATCCTGAACTGAGGAAGTTGATGGGGTATATGGCTCAGACGCTGAGAACTAGCAAACCTCTAAGGGTTTTGGTCTTGATCATGAAGAGAATCTTATTCCTCtgaccatatatatatagactagCTCGTGCCAAATACATTTATCATGTGGTTATTGTGTGCATGATCTATGCGCTATTATTACATGTACCCGGTGATTTACCTTAGGTGTACACTGACTGTATTGGATGAGGAACCCAATGTTGCAAGGAAACTCAAATTAACCAGGTTCATCTTATCACTATAGAAATAAACAGCATCCCTATGATATTGGCTACAGAATAAGATTATACTAGCATACCCAAGTCCTAGTGGATCTATGCATTCCATGCCACGGGGAAATGATTGTAGAGTGGTAAGCTTTGCAACCACTGCTGCAGGCTTCTTCTCAATCGTCTCAATCACTGGAATAGTTCTTGACTCGCGCATCTCACGAACCCTACGAGCAAGCTGccataacacaaaatatttaatatttcatccAAATTAGGACTTCAATTATGATTAGAAATGGCtcaagattgaaaaaaaaaagttcaattcTATCCTACACTCATCTAGTTCTCGTGTAATTATTAACCAGCATGTGATTGATATTAACATGAACCAGGCGTTCAATTCTATCCTACACTAATGTTATGAATGTTATATGGTAAATTTGTGAATTTTTAGGAAAGCCTAGTTAAATCTAAAACATTCAGCAATAAATGAATCAAACTCTGCACTTTTTTCCCATAGATGCATCCGTTTTTCACCACAAATCGTGAAATTGAGATTAAAACCCTCTATTTGACCTCAACTCAGCTacatgattaaaaataaaataatagaccTGCATGATATGAATTGTATCCTTCTACCCATAGATAGCACCTACTTTTTGTTGGTTTCATAGCCCACATAGATAAGGAGCATGACACTTCCTTGCCTCAATTAGACACTCAAACACTACAGCTCTCCCCTCCTTCAAGAACACTAGTCATAATCAACCATGGAATTCTTGAAATCCAAATGTTGTAAAGTTTATGGCTCAGTTAACTAAAGGATGATTATGAAAAATCCATCTAATTTGATATGATTAGCCAACACTATCCAGTTGGTTTGGGATGTTTAGGAGGAGTGTCACATATCACGTTTCTGAAGTccatctcatctacatgataaaAAAAGGGGTTGGCAAGATAATCTTGCAATCAGGAAACCTAGAAGAGGCTGATTGGTATTTGTTAATTCCACATTTTGGTTAATTGCCAGCTACATTGTGTCCTGGTAGTTGATCAGTTACAACAACCTTTTCAGGTTTGATTTCTTAGTTTGGAGAACTTCTCTTACTAAGGGTTGATGAATCAGAGCTGCTTTCCTAAGTCTTAAAAGTGAACCTATGTATCATGCATTTTCTTCATTGGTCTTCTGAATCAAGCTTTGAAACTGGGCAAaggattttttttgttgttgttgaactAGGTTTATCTTAGTGGTGTTCGGAAAATAATTAACTTCTTGAATGATCAGAATAATGTCTAGATGACAAATTACTAGAGAAAAGGGGTAtagaataaaatatggaatgtgacattttttacattaaacttgATTGAGCATTGAACATCCCATTGAATTGTAAGTCATAGTAAAGATGATATATTTTCCAACTCGGGCTCATGGAAGAGTTTCAGATGTTACTTAGTGTGAAGTCAAAATTCAGTTCTTAGCTCATCAGCACACCTATTTTATATCTCATTCAAGAACACTAAAATTCAAAACACTTGGTTCAAAATTGTAAAATGGATACAGGTGTTCACTTGAAGCACACATTCTCTACAACCAATTGAGTCAAGATGAGAGTTTTCAATTACATAGAGATATCATAAAATATCGATATCCAAAAGCACAAGAAAATGCAAACAGTATTGATACATACCTCAGCCTCATCAACTCTCTTCCAAGCATCAGGCTCCCCACCATCCCACCCATCATCCTCCTTCCCTTTTTTTCCAACAGGCCCTTTTTTGGActcatatttgttattatttggCATTTCCTCATCGCCGGAGGAAATACTCAGCATTTCAACCTCGGAATCATCGTCATCGTCCATCGACTTAGTCTGCGCACGGTTGTGCTGCGACTGTTTCTGAGGAGCGGCCTTCGGCATCTGGTTGGCTGTAGGTTTCAGATTAGCCGGAGGAAGCCTTTGATTGTGGATCGGCGGCGGATTCTTGACGAAATTGGCTACAGGTCGAGAAGGTTTTGAGTATTGATTTGGGTAATTTAGATCCCGTTGTGCTTGGTCCTTTAGCGCGATCTGAAGAAGTTCGTCCTCGTCAATTTCCTCGCTGTCACTTGACATGTCCTGAATTTAATGCTGATAGATATACATACAGAAGCTGTACGTAATTTCGGAACGAAATTAGTTTGACTGTTCCATCTATTTCACCCTAAGAAATCGGATCTAACGCGCCACAGAGAGGGACGATGATGATTACTTCCAACTCATTATACAAGATCAGGAAATTGAAAGGACCCCGATAGATGATGAAAGAGCTACAATCCTCTGTTGTCGGTCACATTTCTTTACTGTTACATCGgataaggcttgtttggtttaCCTTAATTCATATTTCAATAACCTATCCAAATAATTGAGTTTTAATGtacaattcatttaattatttattgatgatataactgatttttattttttatttttttttgtttgcaaGATTACACAAATATACTgattatataaaactaattagtatattaatatataaagtataactactttaacattaatcattttaatattaatggtTATTACTTTTAGACCATTTCTGAATTTGTGCATGTACTGttatgtaataaataataatattttgatatatctaATTGTAAAATATCTATATGATGCATTTTGTTATGTATGACTCAAGAAGAGAGAATTAACAGTTTTCATAAAGAAGAAACTGATGGAAATAACAAacaatttcttaaattattttgaaaaagtaagacaataaataaaaaacaatttgattACAAGGaaattctttaaattattattctgcATACATCAGTTATTCACTCCTTGAGCTTTATATAGCTCTTTGATCTCCTCCACATCGTCGTAACTGCCCAGAAATATTGGCGACCTTTCGTGTATCTTCTTTGGAACCAAGTCCAGAGCCTACACCAAGAAATAACAAAAGCATTCTAACTAGATTCGAGAAACCGATAATATTTGTTTCCAATTACAGGTTTAACTAACTATTACCCTTTCCTTGCCCGTGAATGCCTGTCCTCCAGCTTGTTCCAATAGGAAGGACATTGGGAAGACTTCATAAAGAACCCTATATTGAAAGAATGAATGAATGGATGAAGATTCAATCACCACACAATGTTCTTGAAAAACAACAGTAACTTTACCTCAACTTCCCATCGGGGCTTTTCTTATCGGATGGGTACAAGAATATACCACCATACAGTAGCGTTCGATGAACATCAGCTACCATGCTGTGATATTGCAACCATCCACAATTcataaatcataaatcaaataGCTTAAGACTTCATTCACCTAAATAAACCTACattcaaacaagctcttattaCCTTCCAATATATCTTAGAGATTTTGGTGATGAACCGTCGTCTGGGAACTTGCATTTCTCCACATACCTGGGATTCAAAGAAAGTTAGATTTATAAATCTAGAAGTATGCAAAGTCTGCATTGGATATAAAGACGTACTTAGTTGTTGGAGCATCCCAATTCTTGGCATTTCCTTCATTAACTGAATAGATCTTCCCTTTCTTAGGAATCTATGGAAAAAGAAGATATATAGTCATCATCAATACAAAAATCCCATGTTcttgaaaataatgtcattgaAGAACTTGCCTTGATATCTGGGTGAGTTAATATGAACTCCCCAAGTGATGGGTCAAGCGTAAATCCATTGACTCCACTTCCAGTGCTTAACACTAGCTGCAAACCCATCATATCAAGAAACACCCAAAATTGATAAGTTATGGACTTGTGCTTCTCACCTTAAGGCTAAGACAATTctattttatatcttaattttcCCTAAATCCAAAATGGTGCCTAACAGAAGGCTATGAATTGATACGACAGAGTGGAGAGAGTTTACCGTGCAAGAGCTTCCATACATGCAATAACCTGCAGCCACCATATTCTTCCCTGGTTGCAGCACATCATTGACAGTAGGTTCACTTTCTTCATTCAACAAGTAAATCCCAAAGATCTAGAAGAAAGATAAAACAACCAATTGATCACTGCAAAACAAAGATCATCCCAAGAAATATCTTATCTAATGATGAGAAACCATACTGTTCCAATGGAAACTCCACAGTCAATGTTAGAAGATCCATCCAATGGATCAAAAACAACGGAATACCTATTTAAATGTAACCAAAAAGAAAGAAgtaagcattgtaaacagaatAATATACCGTGTGCAAACAAAAACCTGACCCAAATCAATCAATACCTTCCCCGTTTAGATGGTTCAACAATCGTtgcctcttcatcttcttcagagACCAGAATACACTGccagaaaaaaaatatatattcaggATCATTCATTAATAGAGAGCCACGGAAAAAGAACTTACAGTTCGGCCACTGCTGATCAATGCATTCATAAAGACTTCATTGGAAAGAACATCCAGCTTCTTTTGCTCTTCACCCTTCAAAAGAAACAGAGAAGTAGACTCCACTCAATTCTGAATCAACCAAATCTGATAAAACTTTCAAATTCACTTGTCAAGAAATTCAATTTACTTACCTGCACGTTCGTTTCACCAGCAAGTCCAATAAGCTTAGCAAGACCAGCCTGTACCAAATCACTTGTAAGAAcaattagatataaaataaaaaaaacatctcTGTTCAGATTGATTTCAAGTTATAAGCTTTCAGCTAAATGAAAACCCTAATCTCTAAATCAGCCAATGCACCAATCTCAAAACAGAGGCAATTTCATCTGAAAACGAAGAAATAGCAAAATTAGGACCTTATTAACGGCGGAGCAAACGAACTTGCAGCCGAGGACGATATTACTGAGAAGGATAGTGAAATCACCGCGTGACTCTGCATGTTTGGTTTGCTCATTAAGAACG
This genomic window contains:
- the LOC124910414 gene encoding exocyst complex component SEC5A isoform X2 — translated: MSSDSEEIDEDELLQIALKDQAQRDLNYPNQYSKPSRPVANFVKNPPPIHNQRLPPANLKPTANQMPKAAPQKQSQHNRAQTKSMDDDDDSEVEMLSISSGDEEMPNNNKYESKKGPVGKKGKEDDGWDGGEPDAWKRVDEAELARRVREMRESRTIPVIETIEKKPAAVVAKLTTLQSFPRGMECIDPLGLGIIDNKTLRLITEYSHSSPSKDYLDSNMREKLMYFSENFDPKFFLSRIHHDSPAADMEAGALALKTDLKGRTQQKKQLVKENFDCFVSCKTTIDDIESKLKRIEEDPEGSGTNHLFDCIQGVSTQANRALGPLFERQAQAEKIRSVQGMLQRFRTLFNLPSAIRGSISKGEYDLAVREYRKAKSIVLPSHVGILKRVIEEVEGVMHDFKGMLYKSMEDPQIELANLENIVRLLLELEPESDPVWHYLSIQNQRIRGLLEKCTLDHEARLEMLQNEIREKALLDAKWRQIQQDLSQNADSDYSLSSTEVSDLQQIDLTGEVVDSLKGKYIRRLTSVLIYHVPVFWKVALSVFSGKFAKSSQVSSDSNVNIVNRSEDKVGDSKYSSHSLDEVAGMIRNTISAYESKVHSTFRDLEESHVLRPYMSDAIQEISKACQAFEAKESSPPLAVSALRTLQFEITKIYILRLCSWMRSSTEEITKEESWIPVSILERSKSPYTISSLPLAFRSLMDSSMDQINMLVQSLKSDAAKSEDMFVQLQEIQESIRLAFFNCLLDFAACLERIGCEIAQGRSNEEHLQNGYSYDKDEKIYEPLPGSITDPHQQLLMVLSNIGYCKDELSRELCNKFRRIWLNFRDDEDGDLRDLIMSFSGLEEKVLEQYTYAKANMIRTAATNYLLDSGVQWGGAPAVKGVRDAAVELLHTLVAVHAEVFAGCKPLLDKTLGILVEGLIDTFLSIFNENRSQDLKTVDANGFCQLMLELEYFETILNPYFSSDARESLKSLQGVLLEKATESLSEQIETPSHNNRRQNRGNEDALSDDRQQGMSVSPDDLIALAQQFSTELLQAELERTRINTACFVESIPLDSVPESAKAAYASFRGGMDSPSRNYRASQSQSVGSPRQRRR
- the LOC124910414 gene encoding exocyst complex component SEC5A isoform X1 translates to MSSDSEEIDEDELLQIALKDQAQRDLNYPNQYSKPSRPVANFVKNPPPIHNQRLPPANLKPTANQMPKAAPQKQSQHNRAQTKSMDDDDDSEVEMLSISSGDEEMPNNNKYESKKGPVGKKGKEDDGWDGGEPDAWKRVDEAELARRVREMRESRTIPVIETIEKKPAAVVAKLTTLQSFPRGMECIDPLGLGIIDNKTLRLITEYSHSSPSKDYLDSNMREKLMYFSENFDPKFFLSRIHHDSPAADMEAGALALKTDLKGRTQQKKQLVKENFDCFVSCKTTIDDIESKLKRIEEDPEGSGTNHLFDCIQGVSTQANRALGPLFERQAQAEKIRSVQGMLQRFRTLFNLPSAIRGSISKGEYDLAVREYRKAKSIVLPSHVGILKRVIEEVEGVMHDFKGMLYKSMEDPQIELANLENIVRLLLELEPESDPVWHYLSIQNQRIRGLLEKCTLDHEARLEMLQNEIREKALLDAKWRQIQQDLSQNADSDYSLSSTEVSDLQQIDLTGEVVDSLKGKYIRRLTSVLIYHVPVFWKVALSVFSGKFAKSSQVSSDSNVNIVNRSEDKVGDSKYSSHSLDEVAGMIRNTISAYESKVHSTFRDLEESHVLRPYMSDAIQEISKACQAFEAKESSPPLAVSALRTLQFEITKIYILRLCSWMRSSTEEITKEESWIPVSILERSKSPYTISSLPLAFRSLMDSSMDQINMLVQSLKSDAAKSEDMFVQLQEIQESIRLAFFNCLLDFAACLERIGCEIAQGRSNEEHLQNGYSYDKDEKIYEPLPGSITDPHQQLLMVLSNIGYCKDELSRELCNKFRRIWLNFRERDDEDGDLRDLIMSFSGLEEKVLEQYTYAKANMIRTAATNYLLDSGVQWGGAPAVKGVRDAAVELLHTLVAVHAEVFAGCKPLLDKTLGILVEGLIDTFLSIFNENRSQDLKTVDANGFCQLMLELEYFETILNPYFSSDARESLKSLQGVLLEKATESLSEQIETPSHNNRRQNRGNEDALSDDRQQGMSVSPDDLIALAQQFSTELLQAELERTRINTACFVESIPLDSVPESAKAAYASFRGGMDSPSRNYRASQSQSVGSPRQRRR
- the LOC124944732 gene encoding fructose-1,6-bisphosphatase, cytosolic, producing the protein MDHEADAYRTDLMTITRFVLNEQTKHAESRGDFTILLSNIVLGCKFVCSAVNKAGLAKLIGLAGETNVQGEEQKKLDVLSNEVFMNALISSGRTCILVSEEDEEATIVEPSKRGRYSVVFDPLDGSSNIDCGVSIGTIFGIYLLNEESEPTVNDVLQPGKNMVAAGYCMYGSSCTLVLSTGSGVNGFTLDPSLGEFILTHPDIKIPKKGKIYSVNEGNAKNWDAPTTKYVEKCKFPDDGSSPKSLRYIGSMVADVHRTLLYGGIFLYPSDKKSPDGKLRVLYEVFPMSFLLEQAGGQAFTGKERALDLVPKKIHERSPIFLGSYDDVEEIKELYKAQGVNN